The proteins below are encoded in one region of Prosthecobacter dejongeii:
- a CDS encoding type III secretion system chaperone, with amino-acid sequence MLPIEEINTLVAEAGPLDSEILSVSRIADNAWAIEYEPVMVELEYDASRGRLLLQTEIGVVPEEQKTQLLSAMLNVSFLWRESGGLHLAMAGREGAAMMMVDLAGDELTTPSIATVAGNLVERVLIWRGIFASAMKTNQENTAMPSAMNQAFIRV; translated from the coding sequence ATGCTACCAATCGAAGAAATCAATACCCTCGTGGCCGAAGCGGGCCCGCTCGACAGCGAAATTCTTTCCGTCTCCCGAATTGCAGACAATGCATGGGCCATCGAGTACGAACCCGTGATGGTGGAACTGGAATACGACGCCTCCCGAGGCCGCCTGCTTCTTCAGACAGAGATCGGCGTGGTGCCAGAGGAACAAAAAACCCAACTTTTGTCAGCGATGCTCAATGTGTCTTTTCTATGGCGTGAAAGCGGAGGGCTCCACCTCGCCATGGCAGGCCGAGAAGGTGCTGCCATGATGATGGTGGACCTCGCGGGCGATGAATTAACGACGCCATCTATCGCAACGGTAGCGGGCAATCTCGTGGAACGAGTCTTGATCTGGCGTGGCATCTTCGCATCTGCCATGAAAACAAATCAAGAAAACACAGCCATGCCTTCTGCCATGAATCAGGCCTTTATCCGGGTCTGA
- a CDS encoding DUF1521 domain-containing protein has product MEIIKVDQLSFAARAGALDGSLAYANVYLQHQTLISQTALSGLAGLQQTLSETGMYGLAIRSLQEMTSRIPEANELAEKDPFVSAANGLRDQHYNAMVNGVRAQGWPFYSQAQSLDNRAQGLINSTSGGTPERNLANDLKWAAAELYTLGTGYLVNQGDPINSRHHAVVARDAASVVQGKALALLSTLSNTNPFPSDRYYQTLNIYYATGDIINHANSVISFADNAPIAKIRHQTPTMHDLGDGYSISTWGNTGFWTLTDSSGAGILVQPDGSVNNLNGGSGWKFENTSTFVLPNLTKITVTPGSTTNLLITRGAHAFTINNLSNNAWPNVSSYTDLNGREVDRASNDGHVLQMGGSAYNWSNNGNNLGDAGGREIIGTVAITNKLRLDPTDVSISPEMQGFLRDLGLTDYDYDGDGKLNNLELLEVANLTTSYIKQMQDAYEQTLARIAAANQALSDLNDIIDLLRKETERQSESRGLDDATAKSELLAIERRLAAALQLLQGDGSQIPLQGDISTNANQLLSKITDLTQGGGLNPLRPTESNTPNPSSPDPESPTPNTFTSTSDVFPTGPGTDPLGDSLRRAGRLLTGILGGGNLKILDLPPTQEGLAGTGLPNNTDVAPGSSGEIPVGTPSSPVLGQPPDGPVNTPLIETGLPGAPLVVDSSSTVSEGQSVQGNPLLGLLNQIASLSPSSGTVPQINPQELTSGLAALLSVLDRLNVLSSPQQGGSQIIPQTSSQVLASLLESNPQVSPPGSQISSGGTSTASVTTTPFQSFLQNLAALGQSLQSTVPTETPTTPGETSPPPLQSVALQTLFGLFTGVSTASLPQLSSVAQQLAAVLTGQVATGPTGQPQTTGVLPESSRTAEQLKRVLQGLADLGSAGASQSNNTTGGEVLTAAELRLGLQSLLLSLRAFGLIPQTLSPSNTKDSSPLGESNFTQAVRTIAGNFQTDPELLKILQENLNKALQTQQRQIQQAGVLFTQSQEIVQQFVSLIKEDSLLMDLVQSDDLSDEQQALFDGRMNELRKDLGLEWGTEDTTPSGQSNLVSRAVQSGMMV; this is encoded by the coding sequence ATGGAGATCATCAAAGTCGATCAACTCAGCTTCGCCGCACGTGCGGGTGCGCTGGATGGTTCATTGGCCTACGCCAATGTGTACCTCCAACACCAGACCCTGATCTCCCAGACGGCCCTGAGTGGTCTTGCGGGACTGCAACAGACATTGTCTGAGACCGGCATGTATGGTTTGGCCATCCGCAGCCTCCAGGAAATGACTTCAAGGATTCCTGAAGCCAACGAGCTTGCAGAGAAAGATCCCTTCGTTTCAGCCGCGAATGGTCTGCGGGATCAGCACTACAATGCCATGGTCAATGGCGTCCGTGCCCAGGGTTGGCCTTTCTACAGCCAGGCTCAGTCACTGGACAATCGTGCTCAGGGCCTGATCAACAGCACCAGTGGCGGCACGCCAGAGCGGAACTTGGCCAACGACCTGAAATGGGCAGCGGCTGAGCTGTACACTTTGGGGACAGGTTATCTGGTCAATCAAGGAGACCCCATTAACTCACGGCACCATGCCGTCGTTGCCAGGGATGCTGCATCGGTTGTGCAGGGGAAGGCTCTGGCCTTACTCAGCACTCTATCTAACACCAATCCTTTCCCCTCAGATCGCTATTACCAGACGCTGAATATTTACTATGCGACTGGGGATATCATCAATCACGCGAACAGCGTGATTAGCTTTGCTGATAATGCGCCCATTGCCAAAATTCGTCATCAGACGCCCACGATGCATGATTTGGGCGATGGATACTCCATTTCGACCTGGGGTAATACTGGCTTCTGGACGCTCACAGATTCCAGTGGTGCAGGAATTTTGGTCCAGCCTGATGGAAGCGTCAATAACCTCAATGGTGGCAGTGGCTGGAAGTTTGAAAACACGTCCACCTTCGTCTTGCCAAATCTGACGAAGATCACCGTCACTCCAGGGAGCACGACTAACCTGCTCATCACTCGTGGAGCACATGCCTTCACGATCAACAACCTCAGCAACAATGCCTGGCCGAATGTCAGTTCCTACACCGATCTGAACGGCCGTGAGGTGGATCGCGCTAGCAATGATGGGCATGTACTTCAGATGGGGGGTTCTGCCTACAACTGGAGTAACAATGGCAACAACCTGGGAGACGCGGGTGGTCGTGAAATCATCGGCACCGTCGCCATCACCAATAAGCTCCGGCTTGATCCCACCGACGTCTCCATTTCTCCAGAGATGCAAGGTTTTCTCCGCGATCTCGGGTTGACTGATTATGACTATGATGGCGACGGCAAGCTCAACAACCTTGAGCTGCTGGAGGTGGCGAACCTCACCACCAGTTACATCAAACAAATGCAGGATGCTTATGAGCAGACGCTGGCTAGAATCGCCGCTGCCAACCAAGCCCTGAGTGATCTCAATGACATCATTGACCTGCTCCGCAAGGAAACTGAGCGGCAGTCTGAATCCCGCGGTCTCGATGATGCGACGGCCAAATCGGAACTGTTAGCGATCGAGCGACGGCTGGCTGCGGCCTTGCAACTACTTCAAGGGGATGGCTCCCAAATTCCACTTCAAGGAGACATCTCCACGAATGCGAATCAACTCCTGAGCAAGATCACAGATCTCACGCAAGGTGGAGGCCTCAATCCCCTGCGGCCTACCGAGTCAAACACCCCGAATCCTTCCTCGCCAGACCCCGAAAGCCCGACTCCGAATACATTCACGAGCACTTCGGATGTCTTTCCTACGGGGCCAGGTACAGACCCGCTGGGAGACAGTCTGCGCCGTGCCGGGCGCCTGCTCACCGGTATTTTGGGCGGCGGAAATTTGAAGATTCTCGATCTCCCTCCCACGCAGGAAGGTCTGGCTGGGACGGGGCTGCCTAACAATACGGATGTCGCACCCGGGAGCAGCGGGGAGATCCCTGTGGGCACGCCGTCCTCCCCAGTGCTGGGGCAGCCCCCTGATGGCCCGGTGAATACGCCTTTAATAGAGACGGGATTGCCCGGCGCCCCCCTGGTAGTGGACTCATCTTCGACAGTTTCTGAGGGGCAATCTGTGCAGGGCAATCCTTTGTTAGGCTTGCTCAATCAAATTGCCTCCCTCTCGCCTTCATCAGGCACGGTGCCTCAGATCAATCCGCAAGAGTTGACCTCCGGCCTTGCTGCGTTGCTGTCCGTTCTAGATCGGTTGAATGTGCTGTCGTCACCCCAGCAAGGTGGTTCTCAGATCATTCCTCAAACGTCATCGCAGGTCCTCGCTTCACTGCTTGAAAGCAATCCTCAAGTATCCCCTCCAGGCAGCCAAATTTCTAGCGGGGGCACTTCCACTGCGTCAGTCACCACGACGCCTTTTCAGAGCTTCCTTCAAAACCTAGCTGCTCTGGGGCAGTCCTTGCAGAGCACCGTCCCTACCGAAACACCAACGACGCCAGGAGAAACGTCGCCGCCGCCGCTGCAGTCAGTAGCGCTACAGACGCTGTTCGGGCTTTTCACTGGGGTATCCACAGCTTCTCTGCCACAGCTCTCATCTGTTGCGCAGCAGCTCGCCGCAGTTTTGACCGGCCAGGTCGCCACAGGGCCGACAGGGCAGCCACAGACCACGGGTGTCTTGCCGGAGTCATCGAGAACGGCTGAGCAATTGAAACGAGTCCTGCAGGGGCTTGCAGATCTTGGCTCAGCAGGTGCTTCTCAGAGCAACAATACTACGGGAGGGGAGGTCCTCACCGCCGCAGAGTTACGTCTGGGGCTGCAGAGTTTGCTACTCAGCCTGAGAGCTTTCGGGTTAATCCCACAGACGCTGAGCCCATCGAACACAAAGGATTCGTCACCCCTAGGAGAGTCCAACTTCACGCAAGCCGTGCGTACCATCGCGGGTAATTTCCAAACCGATCCTGAACTGCTAAAAATTCTTCAAGAGAATCTCAACAAAGCGCTTCAGACCCAGCAAAGGCAGATCCAGCAAGCAGGTGTGCTTTTTACTCAGTCACAAGAGATTGTTCAACAGTTTGTTAGCCTGATCAAAGAGGATTCACTGCTCATGGATTTGGTCCAGAGTGATGATCTTTCAGACGAGCAACAGGCTCTTTTTGACGGGCGGATGAATGAACTCCGCAAAGACTTGGGCCTTGAATGGGGCACGGAGGATACCACCCCGAGCGGTCAAAGTAACCTCGTCTCCCGCGCCGTGCAGTCTGGCATGATGGTGTGA
- a CDS encoding SycD/LcrH family type III secretion system chaperone, whose protein sequence is MSDLQKAAKSAVGGLPFDSPEDWKNFFEKFGANGRTYQDFTNLTPQSMEVIYMVGYNQYNAGKYDEAERIFQLLSILNHFDRRFWTGLGACREQQKKYEEAIKAYGFLTMLDMEDPQPPLLMAKCYIAQGKVSDAEGALHACTYIARKKPAHAAILEQAENLLELLEKSDAAD, encoded by the coding sequence ATGTCCGACCTCCAAAAAGCAGCCAAATCCGCCGTGGGTGGCCTCCCGTTCGATTCGCCCGAAGACTGGAAAAACTTCTTTGAAAAATTTGGGGCCAATGGCCGCACCTACCAAGACTTCACCAACCTCACGCCACAGAGCATGGAGGTCATCTACATGGTGGGGTATAACCAATACAACGCCGGGAAATATGATGAGGCGGAGCGCATCTTTCAGCTTCTCTCCATCTTGAATCATTTTGATCGGCGTTTTTGGACGGGACTGGGTGCCTGCCGCGAGCAACAAAAGAAATACGAGGAAGCCATTAAAGCCTACGGATTCCTCACCATGCTTGACATGGAAGATCCTCAGCCGCCGCTGCTCATGGCGAAGTGTTACATCGCCCAGGGTAAAGTCTCAGATGCTGAGGGGGCGCTGCATGCGTGCACCTACATCGCCCGGAAAAAACCAGCCCATGCGGCCATCTTGGAACAAGCGGAAAATTTACTCGAACTCCTGGAAAAAAGCGACGCGGCCGACTGA
- the sctE gene encoding type III secretion system translocon subunit SctE has product MNINTTPSPIPGFDPASLHSTLKEVTKTAGESLTKALTLLSNVDATGVLPSKDGILQLAPPKMNLSAMDLTLRIGLLQDALNQLMTAVSKNEIEGRLNELNRENREQLDKMNEQMKEIEKEASKRREADKKVNIFQAIANFFKAIFDVISAVFTAIAAIGYALTGNVVAAAGLFAATAALMASGVINMVMAVDSVIKAAGGGGFLSDKAIAGMTKATEILGYVAMGAAMVGGLGAVVDGIRTGANMAAGKLAEHGIKMSTKEIMREVVKAGGDLFQDIASKGLDNVAKELAKEGLEQAGKKSLSTMAWELAEETAKKAADKGASHVLKDLAKETAMAAARATIKETLFASLEPVLRLAARQAITSAVIQGSMQITQGVGGVLVADIREDAAEARRKADEAEALAKAIQAMIELLRKTIEQLQEDLQVMMETSMETISAIFNAADETANSMKDLMHFQAA; this is encoded by the coding sequence ATGAACATCAACACCACGCCATCTCCCATCCCTGGCTTTGACCCGGCTTCTTTACATTCGACGCTCAAAGAAGTCACCAAAACCGCAGGTGAATCGCTGACGAAGGCGCTGACGCTGCTTTCAAATGTTGATGCCACAGGAGTCTTGCCCTCAAAGGATGGCATCCTCCAATTGGCACCGCCAAAGATGAACCTGAGCGCCATGGATCTCACTCTGCGTATCGGCTTGCTCCAGGATGCTTTAAATCAACTGATGACGGCTGTCTCGAAGAATGAAATCGAGGGCCGGCTCAACGAACTGAATCGCGAAAACCGTGAGCAGTTGGATAAGATGAATGAGCAGATGAAGGAGATCGAAAAAGAGGCCTCCAAACGCCGCGAAGCTGACAAGAAGGTCAATATTTTCCAGGCCATCGCCAATTTCTTCAAGGCGATCTTCGATGTCATTTCTGCCGTCTTTACGGCCATCGCGGCCATTGGTTATGCGCTTACCGGAAACGTGGTCGCGGCAGCCGGTTTGTTTGCAGCCACGGCGGCGTTGATGGCCTCAGGTGTTATCAATATGGTGATGGCTGTGGACTCTGTCATCAAAGCCGCGGGTGGGGGGGGGTTTCTCAGTGACAAAGCCATCGCAGGCATGACCAAGGCGACTGAAATCCTGGGCTATGTCGCGATGGGGGCGGCCATGGTGGGCGGCCTAGGGGCTGTGGTGGACGGCATCCGCACAGGGGCGAATATGGCTGCGGGTAAGCTGGCAGAACATGGCATCAAAATGAGCACGAAGGAGATCATGAGAGAGGTGGTCAAAGCGGGGGGGGATCTCTTTCAGGACATTGCTAGCAAGGGGCTCGATAACGTTGCGAAAGAGCTGGCTAAAGAGGGATTGGAGCAAGCGGGAAAAAAATCACTTTCCACCATGGCCTGGGAACTGGCGGAAGAGACGGCCAAGAAAGCGGCTGATAAAGGCGCCAGTCACGTGCTGAAAGACCTGGCCAAAGAAACTGCCATGGCCGCTGCACGGGCGACGATCAAGGAAACACTCTTCGCGAGTCTAGAGCCCGTTCTCAGGCTGGCAGCTCGCCAAGCCATCACCAGTGCTGTGATTCAAGGCTCCATGCAGATCACACAGGGAGTCGGCGGTGTCCTCGTGGCTGACATCCGCGAAGATGCGGCTGAAGCTCGGCGCAAGGCGGATGAAGCTGAAGCTCTGGCCAAAGCGATTCAGGCCATGATCGAGTTGCTGCGTAAGACCATCGAGCAACTCCAAGAGGACCTGCAAGTGATGATGGAGACCTCCATGGAAACCATCTCTGCCATCTTCAATGCTGCCGATGAAACGGCCAATTCCATGAAAGATTTGATGCACTTTCAGGCAGCCTAA
- the sctW gene encoding type III secretion system gatekeeper subunit SctW, whose amino-acid sequence MSTIGSDMRALVSSFSSKEGLADSLAQAQRQEGQFKGQTVTMQMDASTALQNAAEEMTFVASEKVEKKLSERKAGSKESLKLSSTELAEKYVNMTGKSQSSEKFHEFMDAVKKRGAGVSEQELKDMLQREFSDVSEQYAAIAFTEESLKREDSPELQALAKKAANVKETLLKEAGPAIRAGINIASDVLSFSKQGLEQLEKLRDLYRFAVLGRPTVSDMYQAIMGRYGESRFTQALDFLIQAAGSDLDAHGMGPSMESAHLETAVNNINYVQQMGNLYRVLADLVDKVRPHSTATSFSFPHGQ is encoded by the coding sequence ATGAGTACCATCGGCTCGGACATGAGGGCACTTGTCAGTTCCTTTTCCAGTAAGGAGGGGCTGGCAGATTCACTTGCCCAGGCTCAGCGCCAGGAAGGCCAGTTTAAGGGCCAGACGGTGACGATGCAGATGGATGCCTCTACAGCCTTGCAGAACGCTGCTGAAGAGATGACCTTTGTCGCTTCAGAAAAAGTGGAGAAAAAACTCTCTGAGCGCAAAGCGGGCTCTAAGGAATCTCTGAAACTCAGCTCGACGGAACTTGCTGAAAAGTACGTCAACATGACTGGGAAATCTCAGTCTTCTGAGAAATTCCATGAGTTCATGGACGCGGTGAAGAAGCGCGGTGCGGGAGTCAGTGAGCAAGAACTGAAGGACATGCTGCAGCGCGAATTTAGCGATGTGAGCGAGCAGTATGCAGCGATCGCCTTTACTGAAGAAAGCCTGAAGCGAGAAGACAGCCCAGAGCTGCAAGCGCTGGCGAAGAAAGCCGCGAATGTGAAAGAAACGCTTCTCAAAGAAGCGGGTCCCGCCATTCGCGCAGGCATCAACATCGCTTCAGACGTGCTCAGTTTTTCAAAGCAGGGGCTCGAACAGTTGGAAAAGCTGCGTGATCTTTACCGCTTTGCCGTTCTAGGCCGCCCCACGGTGTCTGACATGTATCAGGCTATCATGGGACGTTATGGAGAGAGCCGATTTACTCAGGCTCTGGATTTCCTAATACAGGCCGCAGGCAGTGACCTGGACGCTCATGGCATGGGGCCTTCCATGGAGTCCGCCCACCTCGAGACTGCCGTCAACAACATCAACTACGTCCAGCAGATGGGGAACCTTTACCGCGTGCTGGCAGACCTGGTGGATAAAGTCCGTCCTCATTCAACTGCGACATCTTTCAGCTTCCCGCATGGCCAATGA
- a CDS encoding TyeA family type III secretion system gatekeeper subunit, with product MANEYTAHDLMRELLEMTTQRWIDPNNFIQITNKIGVKDSEMRIYFLTQLREKIRLIPLKLYPSADIREKMLEALQQAMDTEISREEVSL from the coding sequence ATGGCCAATGAATACACAGCTCATGATCTCATGCGTGAGTTGCTGGAGATGACTACGCAGCGCTGGATCGATCCCAACAACTTCATTCAGATCACCAATAAAATCGGCGTCAAGGACTCTGAGATGCGCATCTACTTCCTCACTCAACTTAGAGAAAAAATCAGGCTCATACCGCTGAAGCTGTATCCCTCGGCGGATATCCGGGAGAAGATGCTGGAAGCTCTGCAGCAGGCGATGGATACTGAAATCTCACGGGAGGAGGTGAGTCTATGA
- a CDS encoding CesT family type III secretion system chaperone: protein MSIIAETLADFGKSIGLENLTFRDNGTVLLDMEKLGSLAIEWIGDRQETVSLSLIRRIEVPDERACKRLLESCHYRSPAPFPTRLGLAGAGELFFAVRLEAREFTLPGIHQALEWLIAVHDQNSSSVRYA from the coding sequence ATGAGCATCATTGCCGAGACGTTGGCTGACTTTGGAAAATCCATCGGCCTGGAAAACCTCACTTTTCGTGACAATGGCACCGTGCTTTTGGACATGGAAAAGCTAGGTTCCTTGGCCATTGAGTGGATCGGAGATCGTCAAGAAACGGTGTCTTTGAGTTTGATTCGCCGGATTGAGGTGCCTGATGAAAGGGCCTGCAAACGACTGCTGGAATCATGCCATTACCGCAGTCCAGCGCCCTTTCCTACCCGCTTAGGGTTGGCAGGTGCAGGGGAGCTGTTTTTTGCAGTGCGCCTCGAGGCACGTGAATTTACCCTTCCTGGCATCCACCAAGCATTGGAGTGGCTCATCGCCGTTCATGACCAAAACAGCTCGTCTGTCCGTTACGCATGA
- the sctX gene encoding type III secretion apparatus assembly protein SctX, whose product MMQLTPEAFQPRVGLSSIELADESPHPLLPEDTHLQPINAAVERQLEAMLQAETFEKVVLDALRPQVQDQSVLHPSVFHPLRDQVMRSLLQEASQQEDPNILEELKAAINLLEHLGAVHDLGEQYRYALLKG is encoded by the coding sequence ATGATGCAACTCACTCCAGAGGCCTTTCAGCCGCGTGTAGGTTTGTCCTCCATTGAATTGGCGGATGAATCCCCTCATCCGCTGCTGCCGGAGGATACCCATCTCCAGCCCATCAATGCGGCAGTGGAACGCCAGTTGGAGGCCATGCTACAGGCGGAGACTTTTGAGAAGGTCGTGCTCGATGCCCTGCGCCCTCAAGTGCAGGATCAGAGCGTGCTGCATCCCAGTGTTTTTCATCCTTTGAGAGACCAAGTCATGCGCAGCTTACTCCAAGAAGCCAGCCAGCAAGAAGATCCCAATATCCTGGAAGAGTTAAAGGCCGCAATCAACCTGCTGGAGCACCTGGGGGCGGTCCATGATTTGGGGGAACAATACCGTTATGCACTTTTGAAAGGCTAA
- the sctY gene encoding type III secretion apparatus assembly chaperone SctY → MESLNDNLQPHLNTEDEEPVAFLALTQRQRDWMMTMAYLHLEQRRPDPARVLLRLVYRAFPEDSEVQRCLALAELLAGSPGAAARAATRAFKQCEEHLRVPVGLVFAKALWEQGQQEAARDFLASLLNHERR, encoded by the coding sequence ATGGAGTCTCTCAATGATAACCTCCAACCACACCTGAACACAGAGGATGAAGAGCCTGTGGCCTTCCTCGCGCTGACGCAGCGCCAGCGTGACTGGATGATGACCATGGCTTACCTGCACCTCGAACAAAGGCGCCCGGACCCTGCGCGTGTGCTTCTGAGACTTGTGTATCGGGCATTTCCAGAAGATTCAGAGGTTCAGCGCTGTCTAGCTTTGGCAGAGCTCTTAGCGGGCTCCCCCGGCGCTGCTGCCCGTGCCGCCACGCGTGCTTTTAAACAATGTGAAGAACACCTGCGGGTGCCAGTCGGGTTGGTCTTTGCCAAAGCGCTCTGGGAGCAGGGCCAGCAGGAAGCTGCCCGAGACTTTTTGGCCAGCCTGCTGAATCACGAACGACGTTAA